In Palleronia sp. LCG004, a single window of DNA contains:
- the polA gene encoding DNA polymerase I codes for MAFGKGHHLHLVDGSAFIFRAYHALPPLTRKSDGLPVGAVSGFVNMIWKMIEDNRGPDAPTHAAVVFDKGSITFRNELYDQYKANREAMPEDLRPQIPLTRDATRAFNLACLEQEGFEADDIIATLAIRARDAGGRVTIISSDKDLMQLVGGGVEMFDAMKNVRIDAEGVHAKFGVGPDRVVDVQALAGDSVDNVPGAPGIGIKTAALLINEFGSLEDLLERTDEVPQPKRRQTLIDHADQIRLSKTLVQLDCEMDLEYDLDSLEVKAPVADDLIAFLSEMEFRTIVKRVSDALGVEAPAVTATAEQAPAPAEKAEQPPFPETYDWVRDEATLEAWIAKAHARGYVAVDTETTALNEMQALLVGVSLALAPGEACYIPLTHKENAEADLFATDALAEGQIAQDRALELLKPLFEDSSVLKIGQNLKYDAKILARLGIGLAPIDDTMLMSYAMNAGLHNHGMDVLSERYLGHNPIPIKQLIGSGKSQITFDKVPVDKAVTYAAEDADITLRLWQLFKPQLHRSRVTTVYETLERPLIPVLARMEMAGVEVDRETLSRMSGAFAQKMAALESEIHELAGGEFKVGSPKQLGEILFDKLGLPGGKKGKTGAYGTGADILEDLATEHELPGKVLDWRQVSKLKSTYTDALQDHIDPETGRVHTSYSIAGAATGRLASTDPNLQNIPIRTEEGRRIREAFVAPKGKTLVALDYSQIELRILAHMAGIEELKQAFREGQDIHALTASEMFNVPMDEMTSEIRRQAKAINFGVIYGISGFGLARNLRIPREEAQGFIDRYFERFPGIKDYMSETTAFAKEHGYVQTMFGRRINTPEINAKGPGAGFARRAAINAPIQGTAADVIRRAMIRMDDAIADLPARMLLQVHDELLFEVDEGHEAALIDRARDVMEGASLPAVHLSVPLEVDAGQGPNWASAH; via the coding sequence ATGGCGTTCGGAAAAGGACATCACCTCCACCTGGTCGACGGGTCGGCCTTCATCTTCCGCGCCTATCATGCGCTGCCGCCGCTCACGCGCAAGTCGGACGGCCTGCCGGTGGGCGCGGTGTCGGGCTTCGTCAACATGATCTGGAAGATGATCGAGGACAATCGCGGCCCCGACGCGCCGACCCATGCGGCCGTGGTCTTCGACAAGGGGTCGATCACCTTCCGCAACGAGCTCTACGATCAGTACAAGGCAAATCGCGAGGCGATGCCCGAGGATCTGCGCCCGCAGATCCCCCTGACGCGGGACGCCACGCGCGCCTTCAACCTCGCCTGTCTGGAGCAGGAGGGGTTCGAGGCCGACGACATCATCGCGACGCTTGCGATCCGCGCCCGCGACGCCGGCGGCCGCGTGACGATCATCAGCTCCGACAAGGACCTGATGCAGCTCGTGGGCGGCGGGGTCGAGATGTTCGACGCGATGAAGAACGTGCGGATCGACGCGGAGGGCGTGCACGCCAAGTTCGGCGTCGGCCCCGATCGCGTGGTGGACGTTCAGGCACTTGCGGGCGACAGCGTCGACAATGTGCCGGGCGCGCCCGGCATCGGCATCAAGACGGCTGCATTGTTGATCAACGAATTCGGTAGCCTGGAGGATCTTCTTGAGAGAACGGATGAGGTTCCGCAACCCAAGCGCCGCCAGACCCTGATCGACCATGCCGACCAGATCCGCCTGTCAAAGACGTTGGTGCAGCTCGATTGCGAGATGGATCTGGAATACGATCTCGACAGTCTTGAGGTGAAGGCCCCGGTGGCGGACGATCTCATCGCCTTCCTCTCCGAGATGGAGTTCCGCACCATCGTCAAGCGCGTCTCGGATGCCCTGGGCGTCGAGGCACCCGCCGTGACCGCCACCGCCGAGCAGGCCCCGGCCCCCGCGGAAAAGGCCGAACAGCCTCCGTTCCCAGAAACCTACGACTGGGTCCGCGACGAGGCGACGCTCGAGGCATGGATCGCGAAGGCCCATGCCCGCGGCTATGTCGCGGTCGATACGGAAACCACCGCGCTCAACGAGATGCAGGCCCTTTTGGTCGGTGTGTCGCTGGCCCTCGCCCCGGGCGAGGCCTGCTATATCCCGCTGACCCACAAGGAGAATGCCGAGGCCGATCTCTTTGCGACGGATGCGCTGGCCGAGGGGCAGATCGCCCAGGACCGCGCGCTGGAACTTCTCAAGCCGCTCTTCGAGGATTCGTCGGTCCTCAAGATCGGACAGAACCTCAAATACGACGCCAAGATCCTCGCACGGCTGGGCATCGGCCTCGCGCCGATCGACGACACGATGCTGATGAGCTACGCAATGAATGCGGGGCTGCACAATCACGGCATGGACGTGCTGTCGGAACGCTATCTGGGGCACAACCCGATCCCGATCAAACAGCTCATCGGGTCGGGCAAGAGCCAGATCACCTTCGACAAGGTTCCGGTCGACAAAGCCGTGACCTACGCGGCCGAGGACGCGGATATCACGCTGAGGCTCTGGCAGCTCTTCAAGCCGCAGCTGCACCGCTCCCGCGTCACGACGGTCTACGAGACGCTGGAGCGTCCGCTGATCCCGGTTCTGGCCCGGATGGAAATGGCCGGTGTCGAGGTCGATCGCGAAACGCTGAGCCGCATGTCGGGGGCTTTCGCGCAGAAAATGGCAGCCCTCGAATCAGAGATCCACGAGCTCGCCGGCGGGGAGTTCAAGGTCGGATCGCCCAAGCAGCTGGGCGAGATCCTGTTCGACAAGCTCGGCCTGCCGGGCGGGAAGAAGGGCAAGACGGGAGCTTACGGGACCGGGGCCGACATCCTCGAAGACCTCGCGACGGAACACGAGCTGCCCGGCAAGGTTCTCGACTGGCGGCAGGTCAGCAAGCTGAAATCGACCTATACGGACGCGCTGCAGGACCATATCGACCCCGAGACGGGGCGCGTTCACACGTCCTATTCCATCGCGGGTGCCGCGACCGGAAGGCTCGCATCGACCGATCCGAACCTGCAGAACATCCCGATCCGCACCGAGGAGGGGCGGCGCATCCGCGAGGCATTCGTCGCGCCGAAAGGCAAGACGCTGGTGGCGCTCGACTACAGCCAGATCGAGCTCAGGATCCTGGCCCACATGGCCGGGATCGAGGAGCTGAAGCAGGCCTTCCGCGAGGGGCAGGACATCCACGCGCTTACCGCGTCCGAGATGTTCAACGTGCCCATGGACGAGATGACGTCCGAGATCCGCCGACAGGCGAAGGCGATCAATTTCGGCGTGATCTACGGCATTTCCGGCTTCGGGCTCGCCCGCAACCTCCGCATCCCGCGCGAAGAGGCGCAGGGCTTCATCGACCGCTATTTCGAACGCTTCCCCGGCATCAAGGACTACATGTCCGAAACGACCGCCTTCGCCAAGGAACACGGCTACGTCCAGACCATGTTCGGACGTCGCATCAACACGCCCGAGATCAACGCAAAGGGTCCGGGCGCGGGATTCGCGCGCCGTGCCGCGATCAACGCCCCCATTCAGGGCACCGCAGCCGACGTGATCCGCCGCGCGATGATCCGCATGGACGACGCGATCGCCGACCTTCCCGCGCGGATGCTGCTGCAGGTCCATGACGAACTTCTCTTCGAGGTGGACGAGGGTCACGAGGCGGCCCTGATCGATCGCGCGCGAGACGTGATGGAGGGTGCATCGTTGCCGGCCGTGCATCTGAGCGTCCCGCTCGAGGTCGATGCGGGGCAGGGTCCGAACTGGGCCTCCGCCCATTGA
- a CDS encoding pseudouridine synthase — protein sequence MTLIAFNKPMNILSQFTDEGRWRGLSRFGLPPGVYAAGRLDRDSEGLLLLTDDGRLQARITSGDTAKTYLVQVEGEPDDAALDALRAGVTMKDGPTKPAEATRIAGPDLWPRDPPVRFRKSVPDAWISLTIREGRNRQVRRMCAHVGFPCLRLVRWQVGPHAIDGLAPGTWREVPPVAR from the coding sequence TTGACGCTGATCGCGTTCAACAAGCCCATGAACATCCTCAGCCAGTTCACCGACGAGGGGCGCTGGCGGGGGCTCTCGCGGTTCGGCCTGCCGCCGGGTGTCTATGCCGCCGGTCGGCTCGACCGCGACAGCGAGGGGCTGCTTCTCCTCACCGATGACGGACGGCTTCAGGCGCGCATCACCTCGGGCGATACGGCCAAGACCTATCTCGTCCAGGTCGAGGGCGAGCCGGACGATGCCGCGCTGGATGCATTGCGGGCAGGCGTGACGATGAAGGACGGCCCCACCAAACCGGCCGAGGCCACCCGCATCGCCGGGCCGGATCTCTGGCCGCGCGACCCGCCGGTGCGCTTTCGCAAGAGCGTGCCAGACGCCTGGATCTCGCTCACCATCCGCGAGGGGCGCAACCGGCAGGTCCGCCGCATGTGCGCGCATGTGGGCTTTCCGTGCCTCAGACTGGTGCGCTGGCAGGTCGGGCCGCATGCAATCGACGGGCTTGCGCCCGGCACCTGGCGCGAGGTGCCGCCCGTCGCGCGTTAG
- a CDS encoding peroxiredoxin-like family protein has product MPSTPIPGKNAPDLDLRLIIGTDWSLKAQSPDAFSMIVFFRGLHCPICKSYLKEIAAQLPTLTEKGVAAVTVSMESEDRAKEAHSDWDLGDLPMAWGLTEEQAHDWGLYLSEKIKDGEPDLFCEPALFLVKPDGTLYLANISNMPFARPPIGDLVDKIDFVIEKDYPARGTHAA; this is encoded by the coding sequence ATGCCGAGCACACCCATCCCGGGCAAGAACGCCCCCGATCTCGACCTCAGGCTCATCATCGGCACCGACTGGAGCCTCAAGGCCCAGAGCCCCGATGCATTCTCGATGATCGTCTTCTTTCGCGGGCTGCATTGCCCGATCTGCAAGAGCTACCTCAAGGAGATCGCGGCCCAGCTTCCGACCCTGACCGAAAAGGGCGTCGCGGCCGTGACCGTCTCGATGGAAAGCGAGGACCGCGCGAAGGAGGCCCATTCCGACTGGGATCTCGGCGATCTGCCGATGGCCTGGGGGCTGACCGAAGAGCAGGCCCACGACTGGGGGCTTTATCTGTCGGAGAAGATCAAGGACGGCGAGCCCGATCTCTTCTGCGAGCCTGCGCTGTTTCTCGTGAAGCCCGACGGGACGCTTTATCTCGCCAATATCTCGAACATGCCGTTCGCGCGTCCGCCGATCGGCGATCTGGTCGACAAGATCGACTTCGTGATCGAGAAGGACTACCCCGCTCGCGGAACGCACGCGGCCTGA
- a CDS encoding DUF1285 domain-containing protein — MTKEPERQKDVKPDAGSLEKSARAASKGGLPPVESWDPPYCGDLDMEIRRDGTWFYQGTPIGRKPLVRLFSTILIREGDAYFLVTPVEKVGIRVEDAPFVAVDFTREGSDLVFETNVGDTARAGPDHPIRVTRDPETGEPAPYVIIRRNLEALIDRKSFYRLVELGETDTVDGRDWFGLRSGGEFFPIIPSDELP; from the coding sequence ATGACAAAAGAGCCTGAGAGACAAAAGGATGTGAAGCCAGACGCCGGCAGCCTCGAGAAAAGCGCGCGTGCCGCGTCGAAAGGCGGCCTCCCGCCGGTCGAAAGCTGGGACCCGCCCTATTGCGGCGATCTCGACATGGAGATCCGGCGCGACGGGACGTGGTTCTATCAGGGCACGCCCATCGGGCGAAAGCCGCTGGTGCGGCTCTTCTCGACCATCCTGATCCGCGAGGGGGACGCCTATTTCCTTGTCACGCCGGTCGAAAAGGTCGGCATCCGGGTCGAGGACGCACCCTTCGTCGCGGTGGATTTCACCCGCGAGGGTTCGGATCTGGTCTTCGAGACGAATGTCGGTGACACGGCGCGGGCGGGGCCTGACCACCCGATCCGCGTCACGCGCGATCCAGAAACCGGAGAGCCCGCCCCCTACGTCATCATACGCCGCAATCTCGAGGCGCTGATCGACCGCAAGAGCTTCTATCGCCTCGTGGAGCTTGGAGAGACCGACACGGTCGACGGCCGGGACTGGTTCGGGCTGCGTTCGGGCGGCGAATTCTTTCCGATCATTCCGTCGGACGAGCTTCCCTGA
- a CDS encoding MoxR family ATPase has product MADPILDEIDALGDKLAAARESITARFVGQRRVVDLVLTTLLCGGHGLLIGLPGLGKTRLVETLSTVMGLDGKRVQFTPDLMPADILGSEVLETGQDGSRAFKFIRGPIFCQLMMADEINRASPRTQSALLQAMQEKQVTVAGQSHTLAAPFHVLATQNPIEQEGTYPLPEAQLDRFLVEIDVPYPDRATERDILLTTTGAEEAVSHAVFTADELIAAQRLLRRMPVGDAVVEMILDLVRACRPEDETAPQPVRDHVGWGPGPRAAQALMLTVRAAALLDGRLAPNAEDVADMAVPVLTHRMALSFAARARGETLDRIISEIVDQKTRAQAA; this is encoded by the coding sequence ATGGCCGATCCCATCCTGGACGAGATCGACGCCCTCGGCGACAAGCTCGCCGCCGCGCGCGAGAGCATCACGGCACGTTTCGTGGGGCAGCGCCGGGTGGTCGACCTCGTCCTGACGACGCTTCTCTGCGGGGGGCACGGCCTGTTGATCGGTCTGCCGGGCCTCGGCAAGACGCGTCTGGTCGAGACGCTTTCGACCGTGATGGGCCTCGACGGCAAGCGGGTGCAGTTCACGCCCGACCTGATGCCCGCCGACATCCTGGGCTCCGAAGTGCTCGAGACCGGGCAGGACGGCAGCCGGGCCTTCAAGTTCATCCGCGGGCCGATCTTCTGCCAGCTGATGATGGCCGACGAGATCAACCGCGCGAGCCCGCGCACCCAATCGGCGCTTCTGCAGGCCATGCAGGAAAAGCAGGTGACGGTTGCCGGTCAGTCGCACACGCTCGCCGCGCCGTTCCACGTGCTGGCGACGCAGAACCCGATCGAGCAGGAGGGTACATATCCGCTGCCCGAAGCGCAGCTCGACCGGTTCCTGGTCGAGATCGACGTGCCCTATCCCGACCGCGCGACCGAACGTGACATCCTGCTGACCACGACCGGCGCGGAGGAGGCGGTCTCGCATGCCGTCTTTACCGCCGACGAGCTGATCGCGGCGCAGAGATTGCTGCGCCGGATGCCGGTGGGCGATGCGGTGGTCGAGATGATCCTCGACCTCGTGCGCGCCTGCCGTCCCGAGGACGAGACCGCGCCGCAGCCCGTCCGCGATCACGTCGGGTGGGGGCCTGGGCCGCGTGCGGCGCAGGCGCTCATGCTGACGGTGCGGGCCGCGGCGCTGCTCGACGGTCGCCTCGCGCCGAATGCCGAGGATGTGGCGGACATGGCGGTGCCGGTGCTGACGCACCGCATGGCGCTGAGCTTTGCCGCGCGGGCCCGCGGCGAGACGCTCGACCGCATCATCTCCGAGATCGTCGATCAGAAGACCCGGGCGCAGGCGGCGTGA
- a CDS encoding DUF58 domain-containing protein: protein MSDPALLRSRAEALAAPLPALLAGAQHLARTVILGSHGRRRPGHGDEFWQYRPAMQGDAARSVDWRRSGRSDGHFVRQMEWQAAQSVMLWVDRSRSMAFASGDAPQKGQRAAEVALAVAILLDHGGERVGLSDHDLPPRTGALQLLRMAQALGAEGDAPEYGAPLAREMPSRSRALFVSDFMGDIAPVEGALLEAADRGIGGVLLHVLDRQEEAFPFDGRTIFTSMGGTIRHETLKAGDLRARYLDRLAERKERLRYLARVTGWQYSLHHTDGPASAALLWLYGALERHA from the coding sequence GTGAGCGATCCCGCCCTCCTGAGGTCCCGGGCCGAGGCGCTCGCCGCGCCGCTTCCGGCGCTTCTGGCAGGGGCGCAGCATCTGGCCCGGACAGTGATCCTCGGGAGCCACGGCCGCCGGCGGCCGGGTCACGGGGACGAGTTCTGGCAATACCGCCCGGCGATGCAGGGCGATGCGGCGCGTTCGGTCGACTGGCGGCGCTCGGGGCGGTCCGACGGGCATTTCGTGCGCCAGATGGAATGGCAGGCGGCGCAATCGGTCATGCTCTGGGTCGACCGGTCGCGCTCCATGGCCTTCGCGTCGGGCGACGCGCCGCAGAAGGGCCAGCGCGCGGCCGAAGTCGCGCTTGCCGTGGCGATCCTGCTCGACCACGGGGGCGAGAGAGTGGGCCTTTCGGATCACGACCTTCCGCCGAGGACAGGTGCGCTGCAACTCCTGCGGATGGCGCAGGCGCTCGGGGCCGAGGGCGATGCCCCGGAATACGGTGCGCCGCTCGCGCGCGAGATGCCCTCGCGGTCGCGGGCGCTTTTCGTGTCGGATTTCATGGGTGACATCGCTCCGGTCGAGGGCGCATTGCTCGAGGCGGCCGATCGCGGGATCGGCGGCGTTCTGCTGCACGTGCTCGACCGTCAGGAGGAGGCCTTTCCCTTCGACGGGCGAACGATCTTCACCTCGATGGGTGGCACGATCCGCCACGAGACGCTGAAAGCGGGCGATCTGCGGGCGCGGTATCTCGACCGGCTGGCCGAACGGAAGGAGCGGTTGAGGTATCTCGCGCGCGTGACCGGCTGGCAATACAGCCTGCACCATACCGATGGACCTGCGAGTGCCGCACTGCTCTGGCTCTATGGCGCGCTGGAGCGGCACGCCTGA
- a CDS encoding DUF4159 domain-containing protein, whose amino-acid sequence MWVLGPIGFTAPWLLLGLLALPILWILLRAVPPAPIRRQFPGVALLLGLRDDEHQSDRTPWWLLLLRALAVAALIVGFAGPVLNPSERVAGNGPLLVLLDGTWADARDWPRRIDRVEQALAEAARDDRPAAIVTLTDPPEGDLPFRAASDWSALLSGFAPRAWQPANAVDWAEGLEGDFETIWLSDGTAQDWRPDVLAALEQRGTVSVFESPRPIYGLKPPTFVDGSIAIDALRAGTAGESEVTIVARGLDPNGVERELAREEMSFEGGAGEAELTLSLPPELRNRITRFEIEGVRSAGAVALTDDGLRRREVALISGGDDREGLSLLSPLHYLEQALDPVADLIDGSLSDVLLANPDVIVLADVATLPQAQAQAVADWVEEGGLLLRFAGPRLAASEAGRTDADPLMPVRLRAGGRSVGGAMSWGEPRTLSAFSETSPFYGLPVPPDVTVEAQVMAEPDPTLSERTIASLSDGTPLVTRDRIGQGQVVLFHVTANAEWSSLPLSGLFVSMLERLAVSTRPARPTAEDLAGTVWSVDAVLTAFGQVDEAGTYPGISGEALAEARPGPETPPGLYAGEDRRIALNVFGADATLAMAEWPARIAVEGLGIAREVELKGWLLAGAIAILALDVLASLWLAGRLTGPRVAAALTILALAMPLGEARAQEGERPPLGEFAIKATSEVVLAHVLTGNAEIDGIAEAGLEGLSRTLFARTSIEPADPMGVNLETDELAFFPFLYWPVTEDQPIPSDEAYAKLNTYLRGGGMILFDTRDADVAGFGSATPAGAKLEELARPLDIPPLEPVPQDHVLTRTFYLLQDFPGRHAGRDVWVEAAPPDAETIEGMPFRNLNDNVTPVVIGGNDWAAAWAIDDAGNRMFPVGRGFAGERQREIALRFGVNLVMHVLTGNYKSDQVHVPALLDRLGQ is encoded by the coding sequence ATGTGGGTTCTCGGTCCCATCGGCTTTACCGCGCCCTGGCTGCTGCTGGGGCTTCTGGCGCTTCCCATTCTCTGGATCCTTCTGCGCGCGGTGCCGCCCGCGCCGATCAGGCGGCAATTTCCGGGCGTCGCGCTGCTTCTGGGTCTGCGCGACGACGAGCATCAGTCGGATCGCACCCCCTGGTGGCTTCTGCTGCTGCGTGCGCTGGCCGTGGCCGCCCTGATCGTCGGGTTCGCGGGGCCGGTGCTGAACCCGTCCGAACGGGTCGCGGGCAACGGGCCGCTTCTGGTGCTGCTCGACGGGACATGGGCCGATGCGCGTGACTGGCCGCGCCGGATCGACAGGGTGGAACAGGCGCTGGCCGAGGCCGCACGCGACGACCGGCCAGCGGCGATCGTCACGCTCACCGATCCGCCCGAGGGCGATCTGCCGTTCAGAGCCGCCAGCGACTGGAGCGCGCTGCTTTCCGGGTTCGCGCCGCGGGCCTGGCAGCCGGCGAATGCGGTCGACTGGGCCGAAGGCCTCGAGGGCGATTTCGAGACGATCTGGCTGTCGGACGGCACGGCGCAGGATTGGCGGCCGGATGTGCTGGCAGCGCTCGAGCAGCGTGGCACGGTCTCGGTTTTCGAATCGCCGCGGCCGATCTACGGGCTCAAGCCACCGACCTTTGTCGACGGGTCGATCGCCATCGACGCGCTGAGGGCCGGAACGGCGGGCGAGAGCGAGGTGACCATCGTCGCGCGCGGGCTCGATCCGAACGGGGTGGAGCGAGAGCTTGCCCGCGAGGAGATGAGCTTCGAGGGCGGCGCGGGCGAGGCGGAGCTGACCCTGTCGTTGCCGCCCGAGCTGCGCAACCGCATCACCCGGTTCGAGATCGAGGGCGTCCGCTCGGCCGGTGCGGTCGCGCTGACCGACGACGGGCTGAGACGGCGCGAGGTCGCGCTCATCTCGGGGGGCGACGATCGGGAGGGGCTGTCGCTGCTGTCGCCGCTTCATTACCTCGAGCAGGCGCTGGACCCCGTTGCGGACCTGATCGACGGGTCGCTTTCCGACGTCCTGCTGGCCAATCCGGACGTGATCGTCCTGGCCGATGTCGCGACGCTGCCGCAGGCGCAGGCCCAGGCGGTCGCCGACTGGGTCGAGGAGGGCGGTCTGCTGTTGCGCTTTGCCGGCCCCCGGCTGGCGGCGAGCGAGGCGGGACGTACCGATGCCGATCCGCTGATGCCCGTGCGGCTGCGGGCCGGGGGGCGGTCGGTCGGCGGCGCGATGAGCTGGGGCGAGCCCCGGACGCTCAGCGCATTTTCCGAAACCTCGCCTTTCTACGGGTTGCCGGTGCCGCCGGACGTGACGGTCGAGGCGCAGGTGATGGCCGAGCCCGATCCGACGCTGTCCGAACGCACGATCGCATCGCTGAGCGACGGCACGCCGCTGGTGACGCGCGACCGGATCGGGCAGGGGCAGGTCGTGCTTTTTCACGTGACGGCCAATGCGGAATGGTCGTCGCTGCCGCTTTCGGGACTTTTCGTGTCGATGCTGGAGCGCCTTGCCGTCTCGACCCGCCCGGCGCGCCCGACGGCCGAGGATCTGGCCGGCACGGTCTGGAGCGTCGATGCGGTGCTGACGGCGTTCGGCCAGGTCGACGAGGCGGGGACCTATCCCGGCATTTCGGGCGAGGCTCTGGCAGAAGCGCGTCCCGGCCCCGAGACGCCCCCGGGTCTCTATGCGGGCGAGGACCGGCGCATCGCGCTCAACGTCTTCGGGGCCGATGCGACGCTCGCCATGGCGGAATGGCCCGCGCGCATCGCGGTCGAGGGGCTCGGGATCGCGCGGGAGGTCGAACTGAAGGGCTGGCTCCTGGCGGGTGCGATCGCAATTCTCGCGTTAGACGTATTGGCTTCGCTCTGGCTCGCAGGGCGGTTGACGGGGCCGCGGGTCGCGGCCGCGCTGACGATACTCGCGCTTGCCATGCCGTTGGGAGAGGCGCGCGCGCAGGAGGGCGAGCGCCCGCCGCTGGGCGAGTTCGCGATCAAGGCGACGTCGGAGGTCGTGCTGGCACATGTCCTGACGGGCAATGCCGAGATCGACGGCATCGCGGAGGCCGGGCTCGAAGGGTTGTCGCGCACGCTCTTCGCCCGGACCTCGATCGAGCCGGCCGACCCGATGGGCGTGAACCTCGAGACCGATGAGCTTGCCTTCTTCCCGTTCCTCTACTGGCCCGTGACCGAGGATCAGCCGATCCCGTCGGACGAGGCCTATGCCAAGCTCAACACCTATCTGCGCGGCGGCGGCATGATCCTTTTCGACACCCGCGACGCAGACGTGGCGGGGTTCGGTTCGGCGACGCCCGCAGGGGCGAAGCTCGAGGAACTCGCGCGGCCGCTGGATATTCCGCCGCTCGAGCCGGTGCCGCAGGACCACGTCCTCACGCGGACATTCTATCTGCTGCAGGATTTCCCGGGCCGCCACGCGGGCCGCGATGTCTGGGTCGAGGCGGCCCCGCCAGACGCCGAAACGATCGAGGGCATGCCGTTCCGCAATCTCAACGACAACGTGACGCCGGTCGTGATCGGTGGCAACGACTGGGCCGCGGCATGGGCGATCGACGATGCGGGAAACCGGATGTTTCCGGTCGGTCGCGGCTTTGCCGGAGAGCGCCAGCGCGAGATCGCGCTGCGGTTCGGCGTGAACCTCGTGATGCATGTGCTGACCGGCAACTACAAATCCGATCAGGTGCACGTCCCCGCGCTGCTCGACCGGCTGGGACAATAG
- a CDS encoding DUF599 domain-containing protein, producing the protein MDHLVSALLPPLLGPWDYGALALTFLGWWLVGLRIEHPGLRRPSVTVLMMKYRRDWMERMVERDPRIFDAQALSSLRQSTSFFASTSVIAIGGALAVSGNVERLQGVAEGLGETGIPVIVWQVKLLPIIIFLMIAFLKFVWSNRLFGYSMVVMAAVPNDPRDPLALPRAAQSAELNIRAAVNFNRGLRAIYFALAALAWLAGPLALGAAATIAIWIVWSREFMSRPRDILMGRL; encoded by the coding sequence ATGGATCACCTCGTCTCGGCATTGCTGCCGCCGCTTCTCGGACCCTGGGATTACGGCGCGCTCGCTCTCACCTTCCTCGGATGGTGGCTCGTGGGTCTCAGGATCGAGCATCCCGGCTTGCGACGCCCTTCGGTGACGGTGCTGATGATGAAGTATCGGCGCGACTGGATGGAGCGCATGGTCGAACGCGATCCGCGCATCTTCGACGCGCAGGCATTGTCGTCGCTGCGGCAGAGCACGTCCTTCTTCGCCTCGACAAGCGTGATCGCGATCGGCGGCGCACTCGCCGTCAGCGGCAATGTCGAACGCCTGCAGGGCGTGGCCGAGGGCCTGGGCGAGACGGGAATTCCCGTCATCGTCTGGCAGGTCAAGCTCCTGCCCATCATCATCTTCCTGATGATCGCCTTCCTGAAATTCGTCTGGTCGAACAGGCTCTTCGGCTATTCCATGGTGGTCATGGCTGCCGTGCCGAACGATCCGCGCGATCCCCTCGCATTGCCGCGCGCGGCGCAGTCGGCCGAGCTGAACATCCGCGCCGCGGTGAACTTCAACCGGGGCCTCAGGGCCATCTATTTCGCGCTGGCGGCCCTCGCATGGCTCGCGGGTCCGCTCGCTCTCGGGGCGGCGGCGACGATCGCCATCTGGATCGTGTGGTCGCGCGAGTTCATGTCGCGGCCTCGCGATATTCTGATGGGCCGGCTCTGA